One window of the Dryobates pubescens isolate bDryPub1 chromosome 13, bDryPub1.pri, whole genome shotgun sequence genome contains the following:
- the P2RY12 gene encoding P2Y purinoceptor 12: protein MKATTNFSGPGNDSSCPSDSRVSQVIFPLLYTILFLVGITMNGLAMWVFFKVSSKSHFIIFLKNTVISDFLMTLTFPFKILSDAKLVSWVLRGFVCQVTQVVFYFTMYISILFLGLITIDRYQKATSPFRTSTPRSLLGAKILSTAIWISMFVLSLPNMILSNKKQTPRNVKKCALLKSDLGLVWHEVVNYICQLIFWLSLAVIVVCYILISRELYKSYRRTRGTGKASKKTVKVKVFIIIAVFFVCFVPFHFTRIPYTLSQTRDVFECSARRTLFYLKESTLWLTSLNACLDPFIYFFLCKSFRKSLLDTLCKHTASLELGAQTKEQNERDDTDETPA from the coding sequence ATGAAAGCCACAACCAACTTCAGCGGCCCTGGAAACgacagcagctgccccagcgaCAGCAGAGTCAGCCAAGTCATCTTCCCTTTGCTCTACACCATCCTGTTCCTGGTGGGCATCACCATGAATGGCCTGGCCATGTGGGTCTTCTTCAAGGTCTCCAGCAAATCCCACTTCATCATCTTCCTCAAGAACACTGTCATCTCCGACTTCCTCATGACCCTCACCTTCCCGTTCAAGATCCTGAGCGATGCCAAGCTGGTGTCCTGGGTGCTGAGAGGGTTTGTGTGCCAGGTCACCCAGGTGGTCTTCTACTTCACCATGTACATCAGCATTCTCTTCCTGGGCCTCATCACCATTGACCGCTACCAGAAAGCCACCTCACCCTTCAGGACCTCGACGCCCAGGAGCCTCCTGGGGGCCAAGATCCTGTCCACAGCCATTTGGATATCCATGTTTGTCCTCTCCTTGCCCAACATGATCCTGTCCAACAAGAAGCAGACGCCCAGGAACGTTAAGAAGTGCGCCCTGCTGAAATCGGACCTGGGCTTGGTCTGGCACGAGGTGGTGAACTacatctgccagctcatcttctggctcAGCCTGGCAGTCATAGTGGTCTGCTACATCCTCATCAGCAGGGAGCTCTACAAGTCCTACAGGAGGACCAGAGGCACGGGCAAGGCATCCAAAAAGACTGTCAAGGTGAAGGTGTTCATCATCATCGCGGTCTTCTTCGTCTGCTTCGTGCCCTTCCACTTCACCAGGATCCCCTACACCCTGAGCCAGACGCGGGACGTCTTCGAGTGCTCCGCTCGCAGGACCCTCTTCTACCTGAAGGAGAGCACGCTCTGGCTGACCTCTCTCAACGCCTGCCTGGACCCCTTCAtatattttttcctctgcaaaTCCTTCAGGAAGTCCTTGCTGGACACGCTGTGCAAGCACACAGCCTCCTTAGAGCTCGGGGCACAGACGAAGGAGCAAAACGAGAGAGACGACACAGACGAGACGCCGGCCTAA